The DNA sequence ACTACACCGCGACCTTAATCGAAATCGTTTACCGCGGCCGGCGGATATGTTTTTTTGCCGAAATGGGGTTCCCCCCCCCCCCCCCCCCCGTCCAGCGGGCGGGATTGTTGTCCAGAAAACCGATCGCCTCGTATTTTTGACTAATAGCGGGCAACAGATTTTTCGCGGTGGAGCCGGAACCAAACACAAACGCTTTTTGCTTCATACGCAGCCTCCTTTTATAAAGTCTCGCCATAGTAACGACAAACGGCTTTTACTCTTTTTTGCGTTCGATCTGCGCGCCGATCGCGCGTAATTTCTCCTCGATTCGCTCGTAGCCGCGATCGAGATGATAGATGCGGTGAATGCGAGTTTGTCCGCTTGCGGCGAGCGCGGCGAGGACAAGCGCGCTTGAAGCCCTTAGATCGGTCGCCATTACGTCGGTTCCCTTTAGCGCCGTTTTGCCCAAGATGGTCGCGGTATTGCCGCGCGCCGTTATTTTCGCGCCCATTCTAACAAGCTCGCCTACGTGCATAAAACGATTTTCAAACAGCCGCTCCTCGATCACGCTGCTTCCTTCGGCTTGCGTAGCCAAAGCCATAAGCTGCGCTTGCATATCGGTGGGAAAGCCCGGATATTCGGCGGTAACGATCTCCGTCGGTTTGACGCTCGCGGCGGGCTTGATCGTTATCGTATCCGCGCCGATCTCAAGAGAGAACCCCATCTGAAGCAATTTATCCGTAACGGCGGTCAAATGGCGCGGCTCGACGCTCTCCAAAGTAACGTTTCCGTTTGCGATCGCCGCCGCGCAAAGATAGGTTCCCGCCTCTATACGATCGGCTATAACGTTTATCGGCGGGATATTCAGCGGCGCGCCGTTAGAACCCTCGATCGCGATCGCGTCGGAGCCTATTCCCTCTATCTTTACGCCGCCGCTCGCGATTGTTTCGCATAGCTGAACGACCTCCGGCTCTTTGGCGCAGTTTATAATCTCGCTTTTGCCCTTTGCCAGCGCCGCCGCCATAATCGCGTTTTCGCTGCCCGTAACGGTGATCTTGTCGAAAACGATCGTCGTTCCCTTCAATCCTTGAGGCGCGATCGCGTGAATATAGCCCTCCTCGATAACGATCTTAGCTCCCATTTTTTCCATAGCTTTTAGGTGCAGATCGACTGGTCTTTGCCCGATCGCGCAACCGCCCGGAAGCGAGACGCGGCACTCGCCGTAACGCGCCAGCAGAGGACCTAATACGAGAATGGACGCTCTCATCGTTTTTACTATGTCGTAGGTAGCGGTAACGCGGGCGATCTTGCTCGCGTCGATCGTAACGCTTCCGTTTGCTTTAACATAGCCTCCGCCGAGCAGTTCCAGTAGCCTTAGAAACGTCCTTATGTCGGCGACGTCGGGCAGATTGGCGATTTTTACAGGATTTTTCGACAGGATCGTCGCGGCTAAGATTGGAAGCGCGGCGTTTTTAGCGCCCGAAATCTTTAACTTGCCGTTTAGGGGTTTGCCGCCCGTAATTTCAAGACAGTCCATAGCGAATCCTTGCGATAAACTCTTTGGCGCCAAAGATAGCGTTTAGAATAACCAAAACAGCTTACCATTACATAGCTAACGCGAACGGGGGCGAATTCTTTAGCGCTAAAGATAACACTCCGAATACTCGAAATCGCTTATCATCACGCAACTAACGCGAACGGGGTCTAACGCGCGCTTGCGCCTTGCGATCGGCGCGAATTTGTTCGGAAAATTCAGAATAAAAAGAACCTTAGTCGAGCCGAGCCAACGATAAGCCATAATTTTACACGGGAGTTTTTCGCAACCCGTAGCGTTGACAAAACCCGAAACGCTAACTCTCTCGCCGCGCAGATCGCCGCGATTAACCAGTCCGAAAAAAATATCTTCCGTCTCGGCGCTAAAGAGGGCGTAAGCTAAAATTAAACCGAAAAAGAGCGATTTCATCTTCAAGTATATCGGAAGGTATTAGATGGAGTTTAACCAAGAGTATAGAGTATCCGCTCCGATTCACCACATGATCCTAAGTCAAAATCTCGTCGCGACGTTGAGTAATAGAAGCGTAGTCTATTTTCTCGACCCCGTTAGCGGCAAGCAGTCGCGCGCCCAGTCCTTTTGGCAAGAAGAACAAGACGAGGAGCAAAAGGAGACTTACGCCTATTATCGCGGCGATTCGTCGGGCGGCGATTTCTTGTGCCTTTACCTTCCCAAAGAGATAAAAACGGTTCTGTTTGAATACGACAAAACGTTAGGCAAATTCGCGCAAAAAGCGGAGTTGGAGTGGTCTGCCGCGGCTACGGAGGTATCGGCGTTTTCGTCCGACTGCTCGTTGCTTGCCGTAGGCGATAATATCGGGCAGGTTTGCGTCTATCGCGTGGATATTGGGAAGCTCTTGACAATCGCGCCGCGTTGCAACGAGTATATTTCCGCAGTGGCTTTTAACGGCGACTCCTCGTTAATCGCCTACGGCAGCTTCAAGAAAAACATAACTATTTACGATCTAAACAGGTTCGCGGTGCTGTGCGATTATCTTAACAAAGAGGTCGTTTGCGCCGCGGCGTTTTTGCACCAGACCTCGTTGCTCGTCGTTGGCGGCAGAGATAACCGCGTTTTTTTATTCGATCCGATCAGCGGCTACGTCGTCAGAGATCTTATCGCGACGATCAACTGGCCTATAACGATATACGTTGACAAAGACGATCAGTTTTGCTTTGTTTCCGACAAGACGGGATATTTGTATCTGATAGATTTAAGCGCGCCCGAAGCCGATAAGGAGCCGGTTTTCAACTCAAAAGCGGCGATCGTGGATATAAAACGGCGAGGCGAGGCGATCTATTTCGCCTTCGAGGACGGGCGTATCGCCGTAATCGATCTGTCGATCGGGCGAGAGAAGCTAAAGGAGCTGATCGCTCAACGAAATATGGCGGCTATAAACGAGCTAACGCTCGCCAACCCAATTTTGAAATTCAGCGCGGCGGGATTGATGGATAATATGGACGCGCAATTTGACGAACGTTTTGCAAAAGCGGCGCTAAATATCGCGCAGGGCAAGCCAGACGTCGCAAAATCCGATATGGGCGATCTGTTGAACTATCCCGCGTATAACGCGCGCTTTACTTTTGTATTAAAACACGCCTCGAAGGTGGCGACCTTTTGGCAGATGATTCAGTCCGGACAGTATTACGAGGCTTACACGCTCGCGAACGACGGCGACTTTTATCGCAAGCTGCCGCTGTTCAACCTGATGGAGAATCGCTTCAAGGAGCGATTCGACGAAGCCCTTAAAAACCTGAACGGCGATAATCCCGATCCAAAAAAAGCCAAAGAGGATCTGGCGCTTTATATGAAAATCCCGATCAAAGAGGCGGCGATAAAAAATATGCTTAAAAACCCCGAAATTTTTAAGCGGGCGCAAAACGCCTACGATCGCAAAGATTGGCCTGATTTGGCGAGATTGATAGATAAGTTCAGAATGCTGAAAGACTCGCCGCCGGCTATCGCGTATCAGGAGATGATCAAAAAAGAGACGGAGCGATTTCTGGGCTTTATGGCGGCGGGCAGATACGACGACGCGTTCGCGCCCGCTAAGTTTTTGAAAGAGAACGCAAAAAACGACGCGCCCGCGCTTAAAATCGAATTTGATAAACTGGACATAGTGGCGCGATTTAACGAGATTGTCAACGGCAGGCAATACGGCGCGGCTATGCAGACGGCTATGAAGCATACTTTTTTGATTACCTCTAACGCATACAAACAGCTGGACAAAACGTTAAGCGAACGTTTCAAAGCCGCGCATTTATTCGCGACAAAGCGACATTTTGAGGCGGTGGACAAAGCGCTTCGCCCGTTTTTATTAAATCCGTTTTCGTCCAACCGCGCGATCGGCGTCTATAAAACGCTCTATCTGGAGCAGATTAAGGCGCTAGGCTCGCAAATGCGGCGCAATCACTGGATCAACGCTTTCAAAAACTACGTTTCTCGATTTGGACTTGACGGCGAAATCGATCTGATCGCAAAAAAATACGATCAGGATAAAGTATTAGAGCCGTTTAGGGAGTTCAAAAACTACAATTTTCTCCGTTATCCGCTTATACCCAATATCGTTACCACGCCTTTTTCTAAACCCGCCGCAAAAGCGTGATTATCGCGCCGATCGCCTCTTGCCGCGTCCGGCGGCGGCAATTAAAGTTTCTGGGGCGATAAAGTCGTTTTAGATTTTTGACCGACGTTTTCTAAATTTTTACCGCGTATTTAATCGGAGCTAGTCGAGCGTCGGCGCGCA is a window from the Helicobacteraceae bacterium genome containing:
- the murA gene encoding UDP-N-acetylglucosamine 1-carboxyvinyltransferase, with the protein product MDCLEITGGKPLNGKLKISGAKNAALPILAATILSKNPVKIANLPDVADIRTFLRLLELLGGGYVKANGSVTIDASKIARVTATYDIVKTMRASILVLGPLLARYGECRVSLPGGCAIGQRPVDLHLKAMEKMGAKIVIEEGYIHAIAPQGLKGTTIVFDKITVTGSENAIMAAALAKGKSEIINCAKEPEVVQLCETIASGGVKIEGIGSDAIAIEGSNGAPLNIPPINVIADRIEAGTYLCAAAIANGNVTLESVEPRHLTAVTDKLLQMGFSLEIGADTITIKPAASVKPTEIVTAEYPGFPTDMQAQLMALATQAEGSSVIEERLFENRFMHVGELVRMGAKITARGNTATILGKTALKGTDVMATDLRASSALVLAALAASGQTRIHRIYHLDRGYERIEEKLRAIGAQIERKKE